In Cataglyphis hispanica isolate Lineage 1 chromosome 20, ULB_Chis1_1.0, whole genome shotgun sequence, a single genomic region encodes these proteins:
- the LOC126857165 gene encoding 39S ribosomal protein L32, mitochondrial, translating into MAGMINRLCLALQRFEQTILQTIFGRGFPPELCAIDCNSFLNEPKPANHFGSRSLEEIFKNGILWAVPKKRRTLEKRFGRRFGVEKYCWKPPVPKTNLIMCANCGHDYEAGRLCGHCYEKVKIETKEIRDAIIKELGLSPVEENVIVLYDGEKDDKSHEFWKNQRVIEMPKKRPSWFHRNLLEPTTQEPSDKKDVKPTNLA; encoded by the exons ATGGCAGGCATGATAAACAGGTTATGTTTGGCTCTTCAAAGATTTGAACAGACAATTCTTCAAACAATTTTTGGCCGTGGCTTTCCTCCAG AATTATGTGCAATTGATTGCAACAGTTTCCTGAATGAACCAAAACCAGCTAACCATTTTGGTAGTCGATCTttagaagaaattttcaagaatgGAATTCTGTGGGCTGTTCCAAAAAAGCGGCGTACTCTAGAAAAGAGATTCGGCAGAAGATTTGGAGTTGAGAAATATTGTTGGAAGCCACCTGTTccaaaaactaatttaataatgtgtgCAAATTGTGGTCATGATTACGAAGCCGGCCGTTTATGTG GACACTGTTACGAAAAAGTGAAGATTGAAACCAAAGAAATCAGAGATgccataataaaagaattaggtTTAAGTCCGGTAGAAGAAAATGTAATTGTGTTATATGATGGagaaaaagatgataaatCACATGAATTTTGGAag AACCAAAGAGTGATTGAGATGCCAAAGAAAAGACCTTCGTGGTTTCATCGAAACTTACTTGAGCCTACAACACAGGAGCCGTCAGATAAAAAGGATGTTAAACCTACAAATCTTGCCTAA